From Danio aesculapii chromosome 9, fDanAes4.1, whole genome shotgun sequence:
TTTAGGGCTGGGTGAAGTGCGGGTGGTTGGGTTGGAGCATGAGGATCTGGGCCATGATCATGTGGCACACTTAGATATTCTGGAGGTTCAGGACGGTCGGCACTCACACTCAGCTGGCCATCCGCACTCTCATCAGAATCCCAACATCTCCCATAAGACCCACCAACACTCCCACCATGAGAATGAAGAACACGGGCTGGCTGAGGATGTGCCATGCAGCAAAACACTTGGCACCGGAGCCACCCCACCCAGTATATCTGAGGAACATGATCATGATCATGAACATGAACATGATCACGACCATGACAAAGACAGTGATCATGAACACAACCATAGACATGCCACAGACAATCCACAGACTCAAGATCATGAGCATGACcacatacatttgcacacacacagtcacaagcAAGACAGTGATGTGACACAGCGATTGGAACACGATCATGATCAAAAGAGTAGAGAACATGCACAAGAAAATAATGATCTAAGTGACCAAAACCACCATCATCATGACCACCATCACCACAAGCACCCCCACCCTCATCTCCATGCTCCAGACAGTGTGGTGCACACCACCTCAGCATTGCCGAAAACTCAGCCTTCTGTACCGCCTGAGCTGCCTGCCAACCAAACAAGAAGACACAGAAGACCACCTAAGGTCAAAGACCATCGAGGCCGCAACAGGACCAGCATCACTGTTACACAAGCTGTTGAGCTGGAGACCAGCGGAGATGACCATGAGCACAGTGTCCAGGATCAGAGCCCTGCTCAGCAGCGGAGAGGCAGGAGAGAAGTGCCAGGATCACCTGCACATGGTATTCTTCACCAGCATGAAGAGGTACGTCTCAGTGTCTGTGATGTAACTGTTAAAAAGCCCtcttcaaatgaaatgatttttttttgttgatgtaAGCTGTAATGCTTAATTTAGTGTTACTGAAGACTAGGACAGTTTtgttaaattaacttatttttaCATCTAAAGTTAATGTAAATTAATTGACATTCCTTGCTAACAACTTTTTAtaattgttctttctttttttcattgttaAATAATATATGGTATATTTTTTTCACTTGCTCGCACAGTTTAATTTTAAGTACTGTAacttaaattgatattttaggGATTCAAAGTTAAATGTTTTGATGGTGTATGTACAATTTCTACAAATGTAATGTGCTCATCCATCTTAGTTTATTATAGACAAATTATATAAAACTGAAAACTAAAATGAATTTAGTTCATTAATCAATACTTTTAATACTTAAAAACATCAAAATCCAAATACTATTTTTAAGGAAAAGCAATACTTTTAATATTCTACTATGGTATTGATACCTTTACTTAAATTTTGATTTGTGCACTTCATCTGAATCTGGTAATTTATTGCCGTTTAATTATTTAGCATAATTATGTGCTGACCCTGAACCATCCTAATTGCACAGTGCTTCCTTAACATAGATTAATCATTCAGCCATCCATTAACAAGTGAATTTCAAAAAAGTAATTTTGTACTTTCCTGCTAATATTAGAGATATTTGATATGTGATTTATATTCCTTGAATACACTGCAAAATGAGTCAAGGACAAATGCAATATGAAAATCTCTTCccttttatctctctctctctcttttagtgTCTGAATTTAACACAGCTGCTTCACCAGTATGGCCTGAGCTCAGATTCCCTCATCTCTCCAGTGCAGTTCACCTATTTGTGTCCAGCTCTGCTCTATCAGATAGACAGACGCTTCTGCATCCTTCATTACCACCACGTTGAAGCAGAGGAACAAGTTGCACCATCTTCAGGTTAGATCCATGCAGCTCCCTGAACTAGTATGATTTTTGTACCGACAAAATAGATTCATTCATCTATCGGTTTACATACAGGATTATAAAGATTGAGAAAAGACTCGGTTAAAGTTTTTATGGTCATTTGAGAACCACTTTTAATCAAAACCTTCATATCAAATAATGTTTCTGGAGTTGTGCAGTTGTAACTCTGTGTCCCAGTCTTACCCACTGCTGTTGGTTGTGTTTTTGCAGCATGGGTCTGGATGTGGGGTTTTGTGTCCATCACCATCATCAGTCTGCTGTCTCTGCTGGGTGTTGTTCTGGTGCCCATCCTCAATCAGTCCTGCTTTAAGTTCCTCTTGACATTCCTGGTGGCTCTGGCTGTGGGAACTCTCAGTGGTGATGCCTTACTGCATCTCCTTCCTCATGTGAGTCCATTAAATGGAAGTTGAAATTTAACCATTGCAAATGTCCAAACAGTAAACCTTTCAACTTCCTTTCTACACTTTGTAGTCTCAAGGGGACCATGATCATAACCATGGGGAACACATGGAGGAAGAGCCGGAGGTGAATTTTCTAATAAAGTTTGATGGGGTTTGGAAAGGACTGACTGCACTAGCAGGAATCTACCTCCTCTTCATTATTGAACATTGCATTGGCATGTTCAAACACTACAGCGACCAAAGGGTGAGAGACACCACAATACTTCAAACAAAGaaaagatgtgttaaaaaaaccaAAAAAGCATGCAAAAATGCCATGAAAGCCACTTCACATAGGGTTGTTATAGATTGACAGACCTCAGGCAGactaaaataattcataattactGCAGATAGT
This genomic window contains:
- the slc39a10 gene encoding zinc transporter ZIP10 isoform X1; this encodes MFINSVLLRGRIIILLCFDQLHASIQFHTFLQAGAQAVRCLREEMMRVHTHTRLCFLCVLTLLYHQCSHCHEGGSHHHHGHNHGDHDHIHSDLQISEMSCNGLSDRLVHGSKGEPAENEQRYYIHQLFCRYGQKDRLDFKGFQSLLLSLGLGEVRVVGLEHEDLGHDHVAHLDILEVQDGRHSHSAGHPHSHQNPNISHKTHQHSHHENEEHGLAEDVPCSKTLGTGATPPSISEEHDHDHEHEHDHDHDKDSDHEHNHRHATDNPQTQDHEHDHIHLHTHSHKQDSDVTQRLEHDHDQKSREHAQENNDLSDQNHHHHDHHHHKHPHPHLHAPDSVVHTTSALPKTQPSVPPELPANQTRRHRRPPKVKDHRGRNRTSITVTQAVELETSGDDHEHSVQDQSPAQQRRGRREVPGSPAHGILHQHEECLNLTQLLHQYGLSSDSLISPVQFTYLCPALLYQIDRRFCILHYHHVEAEEQVAPSSAWVWMWGFVSITIISLLSLLGVVLVPILNQSCFKFLLTFLVALAVGTLSGDALLHLLPHSQGDHDHNHGEHMEEEPEVNFLIKFDGVWKGLTALAGIYLLFIIEHCIGMFKHYSDQRGGLCHKKKKGEQAKIGRKLSDHKLNRRSDAEWLHLKPLTEGDGTTCEAGHNDTQMTELQPLDSPSKMPLNISDSDHPYKGPVKTEEDNLPKGKSKKHGHGHGHGHGHSHHGHCHSDQEMKDAGIASIAWMVIMGDGMHNFSDGLAIGAAFSANITGGISTSVAVFCHELPHELGDFAVLLKAGMSVKQAIVYNLLSALMAYVGMVIGTAVGQYTHNVTSWIFAVTAGMFLYVALVDMLPEMLHGDSEEHKRCEMGHFVLQNFGMLTGFGIMLLIAIFEDHIVLDFGF
- the slc39a10 gene encoding zinc transporter ZIP10 isoform X2; amino-acid sequence: MMRVHTHTRLCFLCVLTLLYHQCSHCHEGGSHHHHGHNHGDHDHIHSDLQISEMSCNGLSDRLVHGSKGEPAENEQRYYIHQLFCRYGQKDRLDFKGFQSLLLSLGLGEVRVVGLEHEDLGHDHVAHLDILEVQDGRHSHSAGHPHSHQNPNISHKTHQHSHHENEEHGLAEDVPCSKTLGTGATPPSISEEHDHDHEHEHDHDHDKDSDHEHNHRHATDNPQTQDHEHDHIHLHTHSHKQDSDVTQRLEHDHDQKSREHAQENNDLSDQNHHHHDHHHHKHPHPHLHAPDSVVHTTSALPKTQPSVPPELPANQTRRHRRPPKVKDHRGRNRTSITVTQAVELETSGDDHEHSVQDQSPAQQRRGRREVPGSPAHGILHQHEECLNLTQLLHQYGLSSDSLISPVQFTYLCPALLYQIDRRFCILHYHHVEAEEQVAPSSAWVWMWGFVSITIISLLSLLGVVLVPILNQSCFKFLLTFLVALAVGTLSGDALLHLLPHSQGDHDHNHGEHMEEEPEVNFLIKFDGVWKGLTALAGIYLLFIIEHCIGMFKHYSDQRGGLCHKKKKGEQAKIGRKLSDHKLNRRSDAEWLHLKPLTEGDGTTCEAGHNDTQMTELQPLDSPSKMPLNISDSDHPYKGPVKTEEDNLPKGKSKKHGHGHGHGHGHSHHGHCHSDQEMKDAGIASIAWMVIMGDGMHNFSDGLAIGAAFSANITGGISTSVAVFCHELPHELGDFAVLLKAGMSVKQAIVYNLLSALMAYVGMVIGTAVGQYTHNVTSWIFAVTAGMFLYVALVDMLPEMLHGDSEEHKRCEMGHFVLQNFGMLTGFGIMLLIAIFEDHIVLDFGF